The following proteins come from a genomic window of Methanoculleus caldifontis:
- a CDS encoding MATE family efflux transporter yields the protein MSELTEGDLFRGLLIVAAPIVAGNFLQSGLELVDLFFVGRLGKEAIAGVAMSTSVVMVLMTIIIGIVTANTAFVSRHYGAKEYDIAAKGISHTLILGLVFSIALSIVGILFAEDLLLLLGAEPAVALLGASYLKVLFTGSVTLVELWVINSTFQSCGDAITPMLLVVFANILNIVLDPLLIFGYGAVPALGVAGAAYATILSRSAAFVVAFGLLLSGRSPVPFSLRTKFEFPLAWRLIRVAVPNSIQSGLRSVTFLAMMAVVAVFGTTALSAYGIVGRLELVALMPGFGIATATAVIVGQNLGARKPERAEAGVRLSALINGGFMALVGAVFYFAGPAIIEVFDPSGESTAIGMSYMQTVAPFYVLLAVAIILGFALNGAGDTKRPMYATLVSMALIQVPLACILPGLLGIGIVGVWLAVVCGVTLQAGILFSMYRGGAWKATAI from the coding sequence ATGAGCGAACTGACGGAAGGGGACCTCTTTCGGGGTCTCCTCATCGTAGCGGCGCCGATCGTGGCCGGGAACTTCCTGCAGAGCGGCCTTGAGCTGGTCGATCTCTTCTTCGTCGGCCGGCTGGGAAAGGAGGCCATCGCCGGCGTCGCCATGAGCACCTCGGTCGTCATGGTGCTGATGACGATCATCATCGGGATCGTCACTGCAAACACTGCCTTCGTCTCGCGCCATTACGGGGCGAAGGAGTACGATATCGCGGCGAAGGGGATCTCGCACACCCTCATCCTCGGCCTCGTCTTCTCGATCGCCCTCAGCATCGTGGGCATCCTCTTTGCCGAAGACCTGCTCCTCCTCCTCGGCGCCGAACCGGCCGTCGCCCTGCTCGGCGCTTCCTACCTGAAGGTCCTCTTTACCGGCAGCGTGACGCTGGTCGAGCTCTGGGTGATCAACTCAACATTTCAGAGTTGCGGCGACGCCATCACCCCCATGCTCCTCGTGGTCTTTGCAAACATCCTCAATATCGTCCTCGACCCGCTCCTCATCTTCGGCTACGGAGCGGTCCCCGCCTTAGGCGTCGCGGGGGCGGCATATGCCACCATCCTCTCGCGGAGCGCGGCGTTCGTCGTGGCGTTCGGCCTGCTCCTCTCGGGGAGGTCGCCGGTCCCCTTCTCGCTCCGGACGAAGTTTGAGTTCCCGCTCGCCTGGAGGCTTATCCGGGTCGCCGTCCCGAACTCCATCCAGTCCGGGCTCCGGAGCGTCACGTTCCTTGCGATGATGGCAGTCGTCGCTGTCTTCGGGACCACGGCCCTCTCCGCCTACGGCATCGTCGGCAGGCTCGAACTGGTCGCGCTCATGCCGGGGTTCGGTATCGCGACGGCGACGGCCGTGATCGTCGGCCAGAACCTCGGCGCCAGAAAGCCCGAACGGGCGGAAGCAGGGGTGCGGCTCTCCGCGCTCATAAACGGCGGGTTCATGGCGCTTGTCGGCGCGGTCTTCTACTTCGCCGGGCCTGCGATCATCGAGGTCTTCGACCCGAGCGGCGAGAGTACGGCGATCGGCATGTCGTATATGCAGACGGTCGCGCCGTTCTACGTCCTTCTCGCCGTCGCGATCATCCTCGGCTTCGCGCTCAACGGAGCGGGGGACACGAAGAGGCCGATGTATGCCACCCTCGTCTCGATGGCCCTCATCCAGGTGCCGCTCGCGTGCATCCTCCCCGGTCTCCTCGGTATCGGGATCGTCGGGGTCTGGCTCGCGGTGGTCTGCGGGGTCACCCTCCAGGCAGGCATCCTCTTCTCAATGTACCGCGGCGGGGCCTGGAAGGCCACGGCGATCTGA